In one Flavobacteriales bacterium genomic region, the following are encoded:
- a CDS encoding DUF1573 domain-containing protein, which yields MRTEGPVPAKRPVLFAAAAFLLALTAATASAQSIEQWTQWGDAAMARGEYYGATRFYDGALAIDAGRMSLQWKQAEACRLSHQYDRAAALYDRVHRKDQGRTHREALRWLGEMQLCMGDPGAAERTWNRVLQKEKDTSSVLAQRAANALIGCGMARTLRADSAIRLEHLPQPVNGYDSEYGARIGPDSLLWFASLRGKLNKEGEVEDTAAYRSALLHVSLRQPWQQATQAADAINAIGDNANAAWSLDGRWILFTRCAPLCRIHIAPVDEQGRIGEATLLPGIGEGQTSTQPMIAWWDEREMLLFASDREGGAGGFDLWMAEFHNGTARNLFPLDRFVNSPGNERCPWYDADSRTLWFSSDFHPGLGGYDIFRSRWGADVFSAPMHAGLPVNSPANDLYPAWYPARNELWLTSNRAGSFASKGETCCNDLYRLRLERLDTAADLASADTATAPIRPLTALERLVGWQREPPLVLYFHNDDPEPRSWSPTTAQPYSEAYLRYKRLQVDYESLAGDSAAVRRFFTDEVDRGFERLGELARSLAPVLAEGTSITLEVRGHASPLARNDYNRYLSMRRIQSLRNHLRIAEGGALTAYLDGTAPNGARLSVQNLPFGEERSQAGVSDDVRDPQRSVHSVEAMRERRIEVVRIGLTRREETTEAVRIVQHVGAMAQGAERKVPFTISNTGNRPLRLVKAEADCGCTTADLPKAPLAPGGSAVVEVTFNGRAQPGPLTRIVVVETDGEHLRFDLVLQGEVVP from the coding sequence ATGAGGACCGAAGGCCCCGTTCCAGCCAAGCGCCCGGTGCTGTTCGCGGCGGCGGCCTTCCTCCTGGCCCTCACTGCCGCAACCGCGTCGGCGCAGAGCATCGAGCAATGGACGCAATGGGGCGATGCTGCCATGGCACGCGGCGAGTACTACGGTGCCACCCGGTTCTACGATGGCGCGCTGGCCATCGATGCCGGCCGCATGAGCCTGCAATGGAAACAGGCCGAAGCCTGCAGGCTGAGCCACCAATACGACCGTGCCGCCGCGCTCTACGACCGCGTCCACCGGAAGGACCAGGGACGCACCCATCGCGAAGCGCTCCGCTGGCTGGGCGAGATGCAGCTGTGCATGGGCGACCCCGGAGCCGCCGAGCGCACCTGGAACAGGGTGCTGCAGAAGGAGAAGGATACGTCCTCGGTCCTGGCGCAGCGCGCTGCCAATGCCCTCATCGGCTGCGGAATGGCCCGGACGCTGCGCGCCGACAGCGCGATCCGCTTGGAGCATCTGCCCCAGCCCGTGAACGGCTACGACAGCGAGTACGGCGCGCGCATCGGGCCTGACAGCCTGCTTTGGTTCGCCAGCCTGCGCGGGAAGCTGAACAAGGAGGGCGAGGTGGAGGATACCGCCGCCTATCGGTCGGCACTGCTGCACGTATCCCTGCGCCAGCCGTGGCAACAGGCGACCCAGGCGGCGGATGCCATCAATGCCATCGGCGACAACGCGAATGCGGCATGGAGCCTGGATGGCCGGTGGATCCTCTTCACGCGGTGCGCGCCGCTGTGCCGCATCCACATCGCGCCGGTGGACGAACAGGGGCGCATCGGCGAAGCCACGCTGCTGCCGGGGATCGGCGAGGGGCAGACGAGCACCCAGCCCATGATCGCCTGGTGGGACGAACGTGAGATGCTGCTCTTCGCAAGCGACAGGGAAGGCGGCGCCGGCGGATTCGACCTCTGGATGGCAGAGTTCCACAACGGCACGGCACGCAACCTCTTCCCGCTCGACCGCTTCGTGAATTCGCCGGGCAATGAGCGCTGCCCGTGGTACGATGCCGATTCGCGCACGCTCTGGTTCAGCAGCGACTTTCATCCCGGGCTGGGCGGCTACGACATCTTCCGCAGCCGATGGGGGGCCGATGTCTTCTCCGCCCCCATGCACGCCGGCCTGCCCGTCAACAGCCCCGCCAACGACCTCTATCCCGCGTGGTATCCCGCTCGCAACGAGCTCTGGCTCACCAGCAACCGTGCCGGCTCCTTCGCCAGCAAGGGCGAGACCTGCTGCAATGACCTCTATCGGCTCCGGCTTGAGCGCCTCGACACCGCCGCTGATCTGGCCTCTGCCGATACCGCAACAGCCCCCATCCGGCCCCTGACCGCGCTCGAGCGGCTCGTGGGCTGGCAGCGCGAACCGCCCCTCGTACTCTACTTCCACAATGACGATCCCGAACCGCGCAGCTGGAGCCCCACCACTGCTCAACCCTACAGCGAGGCCTACCTCCGTTACAAGCGCCTGCAGGTCGACTACGAATCGCTCGCCGGCGATTCCGCGGCGGTCCGGCGCTTCTTCACCGATGAGGTGGACCGCGGATTCGAGCGACTGGGTGAGTTGGCACGCAGCCTCGCTCCGGTCCTGGCTGAGGGCACATCCATCACCTTGGAGGTGCGCGGCCATGCCAGCCCGCTCGCGCGCAACGACTACAACCGTTACCTCAGCATGCGCCGCATCCAGAGCCTGCGCAACCACCTGCGCATCGCCGAAGGCGGCGCACTCACCGCCTACCTCGACGGAACCGCACCCAATGGCGCGCGCCTTTCCGTGCAGAACCTGCCCTTCGGCGAGGAGCGCTCGCAGGCCGGTGTGAGCGATGACGTGCGCGACCCGCAGCGCAGCGTGCACAGCGTGGAAGCCATGCGCGAGCGAAGGATCGAGGTGGTGCGCATCGGCCTTACACGCCGCGAGGAGACCACGGAGGCCGTGCGTATCGTGCAGCACGTGGGAGCGATGGCCCAAGGCGCCGAGCGCAAGGTGCCTTTCACCATCTCCAACACCGGCAACCGTCCGCTGCGACTGGTGAAAGCCGAGGCCGATTGCGGCTGCACCACCGCCGACCTGCCCAAGGCCCCGCTCGCACCGGGCGGCTCGGCCGTGGTGGAGGTCACCTTCAATGGCCGGGCGCAACCGGGGCCGCTCACCCGCATCGTGGTGGTGGAGACCGATGGCGAGCACCTGCGCTTCGACCTTGTTCTGCAAGGCGAGGTGGTTCCGTAA
- a CDS encoding gliding motility-associated C-terminal domain-containing protein, whose protein sequence is MGPSRAFAILATLLIGARADGQARFIENRGQWEAGILYQAEMDGAVAWCERDAIVFDLFDAAAMAGTHARVEAPLPAAIRRHAVRMRFLSADEGTRPEASDELRGYHNYLLGRDRSRWASRAKGFAQVTYRRIAPGCDAVLRAGRGGAKYDLVVEAGADPSGIRIAFEGADKVELLGASLVVHTSLGRLTERIPLAYQVINGEQRPVQCRYVVQDGIVGFMPGDYDTRHPLVIDPTLSFATYSGSFSNNFGYTATFDQLGFLYAGSTAFGNQFPVTLGAYQTQWAGGAGQQNGGTDIAVTKYDTTGSFLVWSTYLGGNGDEMPHSLYVDGNDQLVLLGTTGSDDFPTTAGCFDNSFGGGSAVTPAGLGISYPNGSDMVVARLASDGSALIGSTYLGGTANDGLNSAAGLKFNYADEVRGEVLLDPQGRVWVVSCTQTQNMPVTADAAQAAYGGGSHDGFVARFNPQLTQLQYGSYLGGTAADALYNGDLDTQGRLYVCGGTLSTNLPVSSGAVQGAFNGGPADAFAARLSVGGNAVERLTYWGSAGYDQAYFIELDGSGNAFLFGQTNAPSGQLIQNAPYNIPAGGQFITKLNPELSAVLLSSRVGAGDGTPDISPTAFLVDVCDKIYTSGWGSSSGGLGGSLTTAGLPVTPDAIQSATDGHDLYLAVFDIDMQALTYATYYGGSQSPEHVDGGTSRFDRRGRVYQSVCAGCQNNDDFPTTPGAWSATNNSSGCNNGVLKIDFDAPLTIAAFLAPDTVCAPLSVPFTNLSSGATGYLWDFGDGETSTAASPSHTYAQPGTYTVTLTATSPLTCNGQDIATRTVTLAPSGPLLQAMSDTLICGPANSFTLMATSFGTASTWHWSSDPQFTDTLNASFSDSTATVAPAVSGTYHIRASSGSACSTRDSVHVTVQLAIIQLTVEQGICVGDTAQIAISGSLGDATIEWLPADEIISGQGETTALVAPTSQTTYGVNLTTSLGCTWSGTVTVNVSPLFGSAVSASADQTLVLPGTTVQLLATPGTGVTYSWQPAGAVSDPGIANPTAVVQQTTTFIATVSDGICTRSIPVTVRVYELRCEDPDIFVPNTFTPNGDGANDVLFVRGRHIARMEFKVFDRWGEKVFETNDPAIGWDGQYKGMLVDPAVFVYHLRAWCIDGQEFFTKGNVTVVR, encoded by the coding sequence ATGGGACCCTCGCGTGCCTTCGCCATCCTTGCCACCCTGCTCATCGGGGCCAGGGCCGATGGCCAGGCGCGCTTCATCGAGAATCGCGGACAATGGGAGGCGGGCATCCTCTACCAGGCGGAAATGGATGGAGCGGTGGCCTGGTGCGAGCGGGACGCCATCGTCTTCGACCTCTTCGATGCCGCGGCCATGGCAGGCACACATGCCCGGGTAGAGGCGCCATTGCCAGCGGCGATCAGACGGCATGCCGTTCGGATGCGCTTCCTCAGCGCCGATGAGGGCACGCGCCCCGAGGCGTCGGATGAGCTGCGGGGATACCACAACTACCTTCTCGGCCGCGACCGCTCAAGGTGGGCCTCCAGAGCCAAGGGCTTCGCGCAGGTCACCTACAGACGGATCGCACCGGGATGCGATGCCGTGCTCAGGGCCGGCCGCGGAGGAGCGAAATACGACCTGGTGGTCGAAGCCGGCGCTGACCCCTCCGGCATACGCATCGCCTTCGAAGGCGCCGACAAGGTGGAGCTGCTCGGCGCATCGCTTGTCGTGCACACTTCACTGGGCAGGCTCACCGAGCGCATCCCGCTGGCCTACCAAGTCATCAACGGTGAGCAGCGGCCCGTGCAATGCCGTTACGTGGTGCAGGATGGCATCGTCGGATTCATGCCCGGCGACTATGACACGCGGCACCCGCTGGTCATCGACCCCACCCTCTCCTTCGCCACATACTCGGGATCATTCAGCAACAACTTCGGATACACCGCCACATTCGACCAGCTCGGATTCCTGTACGCGGGCAGCACGGCCTTCGGCAACCAGTTCCCCGTGACCCTCGGCGCCTACCAGACGCAATGGGCCGGCGGTGCGGGTCAGCAGAACGGCGGCACCGACATCGCTGTCACCAAATACGACACCACCGGCAGCTTCCTCGTCTGGAGCACCTACCTCGGCGGCAACGGCGACGAGATGCCGCACAGTCTCTATGTGGACGGCAACGACCAGCTCGTGCTGCTCGGCACTACCGGCTCCGATGATTTCCCCACCACGGCCGGCTGCTTCGACAACAGCTTCGGCGGAGGCTCAGCGGTGACGCCGGCCGGCCTCGGCATCTCCTATCCGAACGGATCGGACATGGTGGTGGCTCGCTTGGCCAGCGATGGCAGCGCCCTCATCGGCAGCACCTACCTCGGCGGCACGGCGAACGATGGCTTGAACTCGGCCGCCGGCCTCAAGTTCAACTATGCGGATGAGGTGCGCGGCGAAGTGCTCCTGGACCCTCAGGGCCGCGTTTGGGTGGTGAGCTGCACGCAGACGCAGAACATGCCCGTGACGGCTGACGCCGCACAGGCCGCTTACGGCGGCGGAAGCCACGATGGCTTCGTGGCGCGCTTCAATCCGCAGCTCACGCAGCTGCAATATGGCAGCTATCTCGGGGGGACCGCAGCAGATGCGCTCTACAACGGCGACCTGGATACGCAGGGGCGGCTGTATGTGTGCGGGGGCACGTTGAGCACCAACCTGCCCGTGAGCTCCGGCGCGGTGCAGGGCGCGTTCAACGGCGGTCCGGCCGATGCCTTCGCGGCGCGCTTGAGCGTGGGCGGAAACGCGGTGGAGCGGCTCACCTACTGGGGAAGCGCGGGCTACGACCAAGCCTACTTCATCGAGCTGGACGGCAGCGGCAACGCCTTCCTCTTCGGGCAGACCAACGCTCCCAGCGGCCAGCTGATCCAGAACGCGCCGTACAACATACCGGCAGGCGGTCAATTCATCACCAAGCTGAACCCCGAGCTGAGCGCGGTGCTGCTCAGCTCGCGCGTGGGCGCCGGCGATGGCACTCCGGACATCTCGCCCACCGCTTTCCTGGTGGATGTGTGCGACAAGATCTACACGAGCGGCTGGGGCAGCAGCAGCGGAGGCCTGGGCGGCAGCCTCACCACGGCCGGCCTGCCCGTAACGCCGGACGCCATCCAGTCCGCCACGGACGGCCACGATCTCTACCTGGCCGTCTTCGACATCGATATGCAGGCGCTGACCTATGCCACCTACTACGGCGGCAGCCAGAGCCCGGAGCATGTGGATGGCGGCACCAGCCGGTTCGACCGCCGCGGGCGCGTTTACCAGAGCGTGTGCGCAGGTTGCCAGAACAACGATGACTTCCCCACCACCCCGGGCGCCTGGAGCGCCACCAACAACAGCAGCGGGTGCAACAACGGGGTGCTGAAGATCGATTTCGATGCTCCGCTCACCATCGCCGCATTCCTGGCGCCCGACACGGTGTGCGCACCGCTCAGCGTGCCCTTCACCAACCTGAGCAGCGGCGCAACAGGCTACCTCTGGGATTTCGGCGATGGGGAGACCAGCACCGCCGCATCGCCATCGCACACCTACGCGCAGCCCGGCACCTACACGGTCACGCTCACAGCCACCAGCCCGCTCACCTGCAACGGACAGGACATCGCCACGCGCACGGTCACCCTGGCGCCGTCCGGACCGCTGCTGCAGGCCATGAGCGACACGCTCATCTGCGGGCCGGCCAACTCCTTCACGCTCATGGCCACCAGCTTCGGTACGGCGAGCACATGGCATTGGAGCAGCGATCCGCAGTTCACCGACACGCTCAACGCATCCTTCAGCGACAGCACGGCCACGGTGGCGCCCGCCGTCAGCGGCACCTACCACATCCGCGCGAGCAGCGGATCCGCCTGTTCCACGCGTGATAGCGTTCATGTGACCGTGCAGCTGGCCATCATACAGTTGACCGTTGAGCAGGGCATCTGCGTGGGTGACACGGCCCAGATCGCCATCAGTGGGAGTCTGGGAGACGCGACGATCGAGTGGTTGCCTGCCGATGAGATCATCAGCGGTCAAGGCGAGACGACCGCCTTGGTCGCACCCACGTCACAAACCACATACGGGGTCAACCTCACAACCAGCCTTGGTTGCACGTGGAGCGGCACCGTGACCGTGAACGTCTCGCCGCTGTTCGGGAGCGCGGTCAGCGCCAGCGCCGACCAGACGCTCGTGCTGCCCGGCACCACGGTGCAATTGCTGGCCACTCCGGGCACGGGGGTCACCTACTCCTGGCAGCCGGCCGGCGCGGTGAGCGACCCCGGCATCGCGAACCCGACGGCCGTGGTGCAGCAGACCACCACCTTCATCGCCACGGTGAGCGACGGCATCTGCACGCGGTCGATCCCGGTCACGGTGCGCGTGTACGAGCTGCGCTGCGAGGACCCGGACATCTTCGTGCCCAACACCTTCACACCGAACGGCGATGGAGCGAATGACGTGCTCTTCGTGCGGGGCCGGCACATCGCGCGCATGGAGTTCAAGGTCTTCGATCGCTGGGGCGAGAAGGTCTTCGAGACCAATGACCCCGCCATCGGCTGGGACGGCCAATACAAGGGCATGCTGGTGGACCCTGCGGTATTCGTGTACCATCTGCGGGCCTGGTGCATCGATGGACAGGAGTTCTTCACGAAGGGCAATGTGACCGTGGTGCGATGA
- the pepE gene encoding dipeptidase PepE: MELLLLSNSTLPGEPFFTWPQPYAAAFLKNRRRIAFVPFAAPDAMLDAYADKVAQVFGGFGCELLSLHRESDPVAALNGADAVAVGGGNTFLLLRALYRSHLLKAIADRVRNGLPYIGWSAGSNVACPTIMTTNDMPIVEPPSLRAMHLVQFQINPHYTEATIPGHGGESRDQRIAEFLALNPRMTVAGLREGALLHVQGGTVRLEGSGMKVFRHGEPPLEVAGGTELRASLGGI, encoded by the coding sequence ATGGAACTGCTGCTGCTCTCCAACTCCACGCTCCCTGGCGAACCCTTCTTCACCTGGCCCCAGCCCTATGCGGCAGCGTTCCTCAAGAACCGCAGGCGCATCGCCTTCGTACCCTTCGCCGCCCCGGACGCTATGCTCGACGCCTATGCGGACAAGGTGGCGCAGGTCTTCGGCGGATTCGGCTGCGAGCTGCTCAGCCTGCACCGCGAGTCCGATCCGGTAGCCGCTCTGAATGGAGCCGACGCGGTGGCGGTGGGCGGCGGCAACACCTTCCTGCTCCTGCGCGCGCTCTACCGTTCGCACCTGCTCAAGGCCATCGCCGACCGTGTGCGGAACGGCTTGCCCTACATCGGCTGGAGCGCCGGCAGCAACGTGGCCTGCCCCACCATCATGACCACGAACGACATGCCCATCGTGGAGCCGCCGAGCCTGCGTGCCATGCACCTGGTCCAGTTCCAGATCAACCCGCACTACACCGAGGCCACCATTCCAGGGCATGGCGGCGAGAGCCGCGATCAGCGCATCGCCGAGTTCCTGGCGCTCAACCCCCGGATGACCGTGGCCGGCCTGCGCGAAGGGGCCCTGCTGCATGTCCAGGGCGGCACGGTGCGCCTGGAAGGCAGCGGCATGAAGGTGTTCCGGCATGGAGAGCCCCCCCTTGAAGTGGCCGGGGGCACCGAGCTGCGCGCCTCCCTCGGCGGCATCTGA
- a CDS encoding mechanosensitive ion channel family protein — MKDLLDTLGINLLLLLKVALIVGGAFVAERIIRKLLRRTYLRSEQGYEDRTRYRFLRNAIRFIVGTLAFTAIVYSIPSFKQLAITLFAGAGILVAILGLATQRAFSNIISGIFIVSFKPFRVGDVIKVGAIDSGVVEDITLRHTVIVTFENRRVIIPNAVISDDVIVNSSITEEETCEFVEVRVSYESDLDRAMALLQEECSAHPDCIDKRTPEEVKRNLPKVLVRVIRLDESAVVLRAYAWAKEPVGARMMHYDLNRSIKLRFDREGITIPYPQRTVHVKDLIARNQA, encoded by the coding sequence GTGAAGGACCTGCTCGATACCCTCGGAATCAATCTGCTGCTCCTGCTCAAGGTGGCGCTCATCGTGGGGGGCGCCTTCGTGGCGGAGCGCATCATCCGCAAGCTGCTGCGCCGCACCTACCTGCGCAGCGAACAGGGGTACGAGGACCGCACGCGCTACCGGTTCCTGCGCAATGCCATCCGCTTCATCGTGGGCACGCTGGCCTTCACCGCGATCGTCTACAGCATCCCATCGTTCAAGCAGCTGGCCATCACCTTGTTCGCCGGCGCCGGCATCCTCGTGGCCATCCTCGGCCTGGCCACCCAGCGCGCCTTCAGCAACATCATCAGCGGCATCTTCATCGTCAGCTTCAAGCCCTTCCGCGTAGGCGATGTGATAAAAGTGGGCGCCATCGACAGCGGCGTGGTGGAGGACATCACCCTGCGGCATACCGTCATCGTCACCTTCGAGAACCGCCGCGTGATCATCCCCAACGCGGTGATCAGCGACGATGTCATCGTGAACAGCAGCATCACGGAGGAGGAGACCTGCGAGTTCGTGGAGGTGCGCGTGAGCTACGAGAGCGACCTGGACCGCGCCATGGCCCTGCTCCAGGAAGAATGCAGCGCGCACCCCGACTGCATCGATAAGCGCACGCCGGAGGAGGTGAAGCGCAACCTGCCCAAGGTGCTCGTGCGCGTGATACGGCTGGACGAGAGCGCCGTCGTGCTCCGCGCCTATGCGTGGGCGAAAGAGCCCGTGGGCGCGCGCATGATGCACTACGACCTCAACCGCAGCATCAAGCTCCGCTTCGATCGGGAGGGCATCACCATCCCCTACCCGCAGCGCACGGTGCATGTGAAGGACCTCATCGCCAGGAACCAGGCATGA
- a CDS encoding PKD domain-containing protein, producing the protein MPRFLLAPLLSFSALAATAQVVHEVRPLGIRPAGEDYAPLFMDSGFVMCSVRENSSLIGFVDAETGKPLSDLYWVPMREGRTGTPVLFSANLATPVNEGPASFTDGGRTICYTRNQVLPKKLTNMRRSSSQLGLFFSHLEDGAWTAPVPFAHNDPAHAHVHPCFSPDGRTLLFASDRPGGFGGMDLYRSTRTADGWSAPENLGPGINSASNEAYPRLQADGRLHFASDRPGGLGGLDILVCEPHGDGWATPKWMPEPVNSAAHDHGYAEMQDRYNALFSSNRSGTDAIHQAKVTVPRFRDCTEQQQNNYCYSLRKRPHAATSALPLDHYWDMGDGTRIKGYHAQHCYEQPGTYTVRSVLMDRKTNAVFHVLTEKELVVADLTQAWIAAPDTVRTGRRLELHGGMSNLPGMKPGEYHWDLGDGTLLEGLKAHHAFKAEGTYEVKLDVIAWPDGEGTITNRCNTKRIVVIDRFRDHEDMAVVATYQDALGKTHSFEYQELPFDDASLQGVDLADAVFSVQLFTSKARVDLDDPRFAQIRKLYRVVERFDPLQGTYTYSVGETKSAEELYEVFRKVKELQFLDAEVFALRVEQLLDLSQLDLSRLEDLNHKKLRTSAIHFAYKSADLERSAEPILEQIIVLLRQHPELQLVIEAHTDDIGSRQYNLGLSQDRADAVVRHLVDRGVAAERLVPIGHGKNQPLASNRTEEGRSQNRRVEFRMVVRGDAAPMQDQLSGATPRKARRP; encoded by the coding sequence ATGCCACGCTTCCTCCTCGCCCCCCTTCTCTCCTTCAGCGCGCTGGCTGCCACCGCGCAGGTGGTGCATGAGGTGCGACCTTTGGGGATCCGTCCGGCAGGGGAGGATTACGCGCCGCTATTCATGGACAGCGGCTTCGTGATGTGCTCGGTGCGCGAGAACAGCTCACTCATCGGGTTCGTGGACGCGGAGACCGGAAAGCCGCTGAGCGATCTCTACTGGGTGCCGATGCGCGAAGGCCGAACGGGCACCCCGGTGCTCTTCAGCGCCAACCTCGCCACTCCCGTGAACGAGGGCCCCGCCAGCTTCACCGATGGCGGACGCACCATCTGCTACACCCGCAACCAGGTGCTGCCCAAGAAGCTGACAAACATGCGCCGATCCAGTAGCCAGCTGGGCCTCTTCTTCTCGCACCTGGAGGATGGGGCTTGGACCGCACCCGTGCCATTCGCCCACAATGATCCCGCTCATGCCCATGTGCACCCCTGCTTCTCTCCCGACGGGCGCACCTTGCTCTTCGCCAGCGACCGGCCCGGCGGCTTCGGCGGCATGGACCTGTACCGATCCACACGCACAGCTGATGGATGGAGCGCACCGGAGAACCTGGGGCCGGGCATCAACAGCGCCAGCAATGAGGCTTATCCCAGGCTGCAGGCCGATGGGCGTTTGCATTTCGCCAGCGACCGGCCCGGCGGGCTGGGCGGCCTCGACATCCTCGTCTGCGAACCTCATGGGGACGGCTGGGCGACGCCGAAATGGATGCCGGAGCCCGTCAACAGCGCCGCCCACGACCATGGCTATGCCGAGATGCAGGACCGCTACAACGCGCTCTTCTCCTCCAACCGCTCCGGGACGGATGCCATCCACCAGGCCAAGGTCACCGTGCCGCGCTTCCGTGATTGCACGGAGCAGCAGCAGAACAACTACTGCTACTCCCTGCGGAAGCGCCCGCATGCCGCCACTAGCGCTCTCCCCCTGGATCATTACTGGGACATGGGCGATGGCACACGCATCAAGGGCTATCATGCGCAGCACTGCTACGAACAGCCCGGAACCTATACGGTGCGCTCGGTGCTGATGGACCGCAAGACCAACGCCGTGTTCCACGTGCTGACCGAGAAGGAACTGGTGGTGGCCGACCTGACCCAGGCGTGGATCGCGGCCCCGGATACGGTGCGGACCGGTCGTCGCCTGGAGCTCCATGGGGGCATGAGCAACCTGCCAGGCATGAAGCCCGGCGAGTACCATTGGGACCTCGGGGACGGCACATTGCTCGAAGGCCTGAAAGCACATCATGCGTTCAAGGCGGAAGGCACCTATGAGGTCAAGCTAGATGTGATCGCTTGGCCGGATGGAGAGGGCACGATCACCAACCGCTGCAACACCAAACGCATCGTCGTCATCGACCGCTTCCGCGACCACGAGGACATGGCCGTGGTGGCAACCTACCAGGATGCACTGGGCAAGACCCATAGCTTCGAATACCAGGAGCTGCCCTTCGATGATGCCAGCCTGCAAGGCGTGGACCTTGCCGATGCGGTGTTCTCCGTGCAGCTCTTCACGAGCAAGGCCCGTGTGGACCTCGATGATCCGCGCTTCGCGCAGATCCGGAAGCTCTACCGCGTGGTGGAGCGCTTCGATCCCCTGCAAGGCACCTACACCTATTCCGTGGGAGAGACCAAGAGCGCAGAGGAACTCTACGAGGTCTTCAGGAAGGTGAAGGAACTGCAGTTCCTGGATGCGGAGGTGTTCGCCCTGCGCGTGGAGCAGCTCCTGGACCTGAGCCAGCTGGATTTGAGCCGCCTCGAAGACCTCAACCACAAGAAGCTGCGCACCAGCGCCATCCACTTCGCTTACAAGAGCGCCGACCTGGAGCGCAGTGCGGAGCCTATCCTGGAGCAGATCATCGTCCTGCTCCGACAGCATCCGGAACTGCAGCTGGTGATCGAAGCCCACACCGACGACATCGGCAGCCGCCAGTACAATCTAGGCCTATCGCAGGATCGCGCCGATGCGGTGGTGAGGCACCTGGTGGATCGGGGCGTGGCCGCCGAACGGCTGGTGCCGATCGGACACGGAAAGAACCAGCCCCTTGCCAGCAACAGGACCGAGGAGGGGCGCAGCCAGAACCGCCGTGTGGAGTTCCGCATGGTGGTGAGAGGGGATGCCGCGCCGATGCAGGACCAGCTCTCGGGTGCGACGCCGCGGAAGGCACGGCGCCCCTAG
- a CDS encoding PorP/SprF family type IX secretion system membrane protein, translated as MKSCASLLLALTAALSCTAQDIHFSQFFNVPTGLNPGCIGQFEGDYRAHGVFRQQWRSVTVPYRTFGLGGDARDFTGAKGLGFGAWLFNDRAGDSRMNQFHFSLGASWTGMLDARKRHSLTVGAQLGVTSLTIDNSGLTFDAQYNGFSYDPSRDNGEDFRRYGLAHEDVHAGLVYRYVKSSRQWLQAGFALFNLTRPGVGFLGEPSIPLDRRSDVHAMASFTVHEDIDVLPVMRWMAQGTFRELDLGANARYILLERYGLKRALLAGLHLRARDAGFVFAGLERDDWTFGMSYDINSSDLVPASRYRGAIEFTAVRIWRKRPPVPVRFKACPEQL; from the coding sequence ATGAAGAGCTGCGCATCCCTGCTGCTCGCACTCACCGCAGCCCTCAGCTGCACGGCGCAGGACATCCATTTCTCGCAGTTCTTCAACGTGCCGACGGGCCTCAATCCCGGGTGCATCGGCCAGTTCGAGGGCGACTACCGCGCGCATGGCGTGTTCCGCCAGCAATGGCGGTCGGTCACCGTGCCCTACCGCACCTTCGGCCTGGGCGGCGATGCGCGCGACTTCACGGGCGCGAAAGGCCTTGGCTTCGGAGCCTGGCTGTTCAACGACCGCGCGGGCGATAGCCGCATGAACCAGTTCCACTTCAGCCTGGGCGCGAGCTGGACCGGGATGCTCGATGCCCGCAAGCGCCACAGCCTCACCGTGGGCGCGCAGCTCGGCGTCACCTCGCTCACCATCGACAACAGCGGCCTCACCTTCGATGCCCAGTACAACGGCTTCAGCTACGATCCCAGCCGCGACAATGGCGAGGACTTCCGCCGCTACGGCCTGGCGCACGAGGACGTGCATGCAGGGCTCGTGTACCGCTACGTGAAGTCCTCACGGCAATGGCTGCAGGCCGGCTTCGCGCTGTTCAACCTCACGCGGCCGGGCGTGGGCTTCCTCGGCGAGCCCAGCATCCCGTTGGACCGCCGGAGCGATGTCCATGCGATGGCCTCCTTCACCGTGCACGAGGACATCGATGTGCTGCCCGTGATGCGCTGGATGGCGCAGGGAACCTTCCGCGAGCTCGACCTGGGCGCCAACGCGCGCTACATCCTCCTGGAGCGCTACGGGCTGAAGCGCGCGCTGCTCGCGGGGCTCCACCTGCGGGCGCGTGATGCAGGCTTCGTCTTCGCCGGACTGGAGCGCGATGACTGGACCTTCGGCATGAGCTACGACATCAACTCCAGCGACCTGGTGCCCGCGAGCCGCTACAGGGGCGCGATCGAGTTCACAGCGGTGCGCATCTGGAGGAAGCGCCCGCCGGTGCCGGTGCGCTTCAAGGCATGTCCCGAGCAGCTGTGA